A window of Mustela nigripes isolate SB6536 chromosome 9, MUSNIG.SB6536, whole genome shotgun sequence contains these coding sequences:
- the LOC132025139 gene encoding LOW QUALITY PROTEIN: bifunctional purine biosynthesis protein ATIC-like (The sequence of the model RefSeq protein was modified relative to this genomic sequence to represent the inferred CDS: inserted 2 bases in 1 codon), which yields MAPSQLALFSVSDKTGLVEFARNLTSVGLHLIASGGTAKALREAGLAVRDVSELTGFPEMLGGRVKTLHPAVHAGILARNIPEDNADMARLDFSLIRVVVCNLYPFVKTVASPDVTVEQAVEQIDIGGVTLLRAAAKNHARVTVVCEPEDYAAVSTEMQSSDSKDTSLETRRQLALKAFTHTAQYDEAISDYFRRQYSKGISQMPLRYGMNPHQTPAQLYTLKPKLPITVLNGASGFINLCDALNAWQLVKELKEALGIPAAASFKHVSPAGAAVGIPLSEDEAKVCMVYNLYKTLTPISTAYARARGADRMSSFGDFVALSDVCDVPTAKIISREVSDGIVAPGYEDEALKILSKKKKNGNYCVLQMDQSYNPDENEVRTLFGLRLSQKRNNGVIDRSLFSNVVTKNKDLSESALRDLIVATIAVKYTQSNSVCYAKNGQVIGIGAGQQSRIHCTRLAGDKANYWWLRHHPQVLSMKFKTGVKRAEISNAIDQYVTGTIGEDEDLIKWKALFEEVPELLTEAEKKEWVDKLSEVSLSSDAFFPFRDNVDRAKRSGVAYIAAPSGSAADKVVIEACNELGIILXLRLFHH from the exons ATGGCACCCAGCCAGCTCGCCTTATTTAGTGTCTCTGACAAAACGGGCCTCGTGGAATTTGCCAGAAACCTGACTTCTGTTGGTTTGCATCTGATCGCCTCTGGAGGGACTGCGAAAGCTCTGAGGGAGGCGGGCCTGGCAGTCAGAGATGTCTCTGAGCTGACGGGATTTCCTGAAATGTTAGGGGGGCGTGTGAAAACCTTGCATCCTGCCGTCCATGCTGGAATCTTGGCTCGTAATATCCCAGAAGATAATGCTGACATGGCCAGACTTGATTTCAGTCTTATAAGAGTTGTCGTCTGCAATCTGTATCCCTTTGTGAAGACAGTGGCTTCTCCAGATGTAACTGTTGAACAGGCTGTTGAGCAGATTGATATTGGCGGAGTAACCCTACTGAGAGCAGCAGCCAAAAACCATGCTCGGGTGACAGTAGTATGTGAACCCGAGGACTATGCAGCTGTGTCCACAGAGATGCAGAGCTCCGACAGCAAAGACACCTCCTTGGAGACCAGACGTCAGTTAGCCTTGAAGGCCTTCACTCATACGGCACAATATGATGAAGCAATTTCAGATTACTTCAGGAGACAGTATAGTAAAGGAATATCTCAGATGCCTTTGAGGTATGGAATGAACCCTCATCAGACTCCTGCCCAGTTATACACGCTGAAGCCCAAGCTTCCCATCACAGTTCTAAATGGAGCCTCTGGATTTATAAACTTGTGTGATGCTTTGAATGCCTGGCAGCTGGTGAAGGAACTCAAAGAAGCTTTAGGCATTCCAGCTGCTGCCTCTTTCAAACATGTCAGCCCAGCAGGTGCTGCTGTTGGAATTCCACTCAGTGAAGACGAGGCCAAAGTCTGCATGGTCTATAATCTGTATAAAACGCTTACACCCATATCAACTGCATATGCAAGAGCAAGAGGGGCTGATAGGATGTCTTCATTTGGTGACTTTGTTGCATTATCTGATGTTTGTGATGTTCCTACTGCCAAAATTATCTCCAGAGAGGTATCTGATGGTATTGTTGCCCCAGGATATGAAGATGAagctttgaaaatactttctaaaaaaaaaaaaaatggaaactactGTGTTCTTCAGATGGATCAGTCCTACAATCCAGATGAAAACGAAGTTCGAACTCTCTTTGGTCTTCGTTTAagtcagaagagaaataatggtGTCATTGACAGGTCATTATTTAGCAACGTTGTGACCAAGAATAAAGATTTGTCAGAGTCTGCGCTCAGAGACCTCATTGTAGCCACCATTGCTGTGAAGTACACGCAGTCTAACTCCGTGTGCTATGCCAAGAATGGTCAGGTTATTGGCATTGGAGCAGGACAGCAGTCTCGAATACACTGCACACGCCTTGCAGGGGATAAAGCAAATTATTGGTGGCTTAGACATCATCCACAAGTCCTTTCAATGAAGTTTAAAACTGGAGTGAAGAGAGCAGAAATCTCCAATGCCATTGATCAGTATGTTACTGGAACCATTGGCGAGGATGAGGATTTGATAAAGTGGAAGGCATTGTTTGAAGAAGTGCCTGAATTATTAACTGAAGCAGAGAAGAAGGAATGGGTTGACAAACTTAGTGAAGTTTCTCTCAGCTCTGATGCCTTCTTTCCTTTCAGGGATAATGTAGACAGAGCTAAAAGGAGCGGTGTGGCCTACATTGCTGCTCCTTCTGGTTCTGCTGCTGACAAAGTTGTGATTGAGGCTTGCAATGAATTGGGAATAATCCT GCTTCGGCTCTTTCATCACTGA